A stretch of the Massilia varians genome encodes the following:
- a CDS encoding CoA transferase subunit A, translated as MNKVYPDAKSALAGVVASGQTIAVGGFGLCGIPEALIAALRDSDVKNLTAISNNAGVDGFGLGQLLETRQIKKMISSYVGENKEFARQFLAGELELEFTPQGTLAEKLRAGGAGIPAFFTKTGYGTIVAEGKETREFDGEHYVMERSLLPDVSLVKAWKADKAGNLLYRKTARNFNPNVATAGKICIVEVEELVEIGEIDPDQVHTPSIFVHRIVHNPTPEKRIEQRTVRAN; from the coding sequence ATGAACAAAGTGTATCCTGATGCGAAGTCGGCGCTTGCCGGCGTCGTAGCAAGCGGCCAGACCATCGCCGTGGGCGGCTTCGGCCTGTGCGGCATTCCGGAGGCGCTGATCGCGGCGCTGCGCGATTCCGACGTCAAGAACCTGACGGCCATTTCGAACAATGCGGGCGTGGACGGCTTCGGCCTGGGGCAGCTGCTGGAAACCCGCCAGATCAAGAAGATGATCTCGTCCTACGTCGGCGAAAACAAGGAATTCGCGCGCCAGTTCCTGGCCGGCGAACTCGAACTGGAATTCACCCCGCAGGGCACGCTGGCCGAGAAGCTGCGCGCCGGCGGCGCCGGCATTCCGGCCTTCTTCACCAAGACCGGCTACGGCACCATCGTCGCCGAAGGCAAGGAAACCCGCGAATTCGACGGCGAGCACTACGTCATGGAGCGTTCGCTGCTGCCGGACGTCTCGCTGGTCAAGGCTTGGAAGGCCGACAAGGCCGGCAACCTCCTGTACCGCAAGACCGCGCGCAACTTCAATCCGAACGTGGCCACCGCGGGCAAGATCTGCATCGTGGAAGTCGAAGAGCTGGTCGAGATCGGCGAGATCGATCCGGACCAGGTGCACACCCCGAGCATCTTCGTGCACCGCATCGTGCATAACCCGACGCCGGAAAAGCGCATCGAACAGCGCACCGTGCGCGCCAACTGA
- a CDS encoding PAS and helix-turn-helix domain-containing protein has protein sequence MNRAVDPPQVKPSAAIDYEMIFQHAPVGMCVSADRVIQSCNRALASMFGYAEGDLNGRSFSVLYPTMDEFLRTGDRIVPIMNARGRYSDERIMRRASGELFWCHVTGSALDPSQPLGAGVWTFEDVSEKRPVSAELTPREREIAALLVEGKTSKMIARDTDLSPRTVEMHRASLMRKFAASTSSELVHKLVGAR, from the coding sequence ATGAACCGAGCAGTCGATCCACCTCAAGTGAAGCCATCCGCCGCCATCGATTACGAGATGATCTTCCAGCACGCGCCAGTGGGAATGTGCGTCTCGGCCGACCGCGTGATCCAGTCCTGCAACCGGGCCCTGGCAAGCATGTTCGGCTACGCCGAGGGAGACCTGAACGGCAGGTCGTTCAGCGTGCTCTACCCCACGATGGACGAGTTCCTGCGCACGGGCGACCGCATCGTGCCAATCATGAACGCCAGGGGACGCTATTCCGACGAGCGCATCATGCGCCGCGCCAGCGGCGAGCTGTTCTGGTGCCACGTGACCGGGAGCGCGCTCGATCCAAGCCAGCCGCTCGGCGCCGGCGTCTGGACCTTCGAGGACGTCAGCGAAAAGCGGCCGGTGTCGGCCGAGCTGACCCCGCGCGAACGGGAGATCGCGGCGCTGCTGGTGGAGGGCAAGACCAGCAAGATGATCGCCCGCGATACCGACCTGAGTCCGCGCACGGTGGAGATGCACCGCGCCAGCCTGATGCGCAAATTCGCCGCCTCGACCTCGTCGGAACTGGTGCACAAACTGGTCGGTGCGCGCTAA
- a CDS encoding 4'-phosphopantetheinyl transferase family protein gives MEAVAVAPGTDTLVWLADIASLPPSRLAHYAGWLGESERQRYARFARPERRRQFVAGRALLRLALGRMLAADPAGILLQERPGQAPLLVHPAHGEPGFSISHSATLVACAASRVTRVGLDIERMDPARDLLALAGQAFSPEAVARLRACAAPERTAMFYRMWCLHEAGIKLGTASAATQVFTHTGFAGALCWARPPAFLPDPVLVDLDC, from the coding sequence ATGGAGGCCGTGGCGGTGGCGCCAGGAACGGACACGCTGGTATGGCTCGCCGACATCGCCAGCCTCCCGCCATCCCGGCTGGCGCACTACGCCGGCTGGCTGGGGGAGTCCGAACGCCAGCGCTACGCGCGCTTCGCCAGGCCCGAGCGGCGGCGCCAGTTCGTCGCCGGCCGGGCCTTGCTGCGCCTGGCGCTCGGCCGCATGCTCGCCGCGGATCCGGCCGGCATCCTGCTGCAGGAGCGTCCCGGCCAGGCACCCCTGTTGGTCCATCCTGCGCACGGCGAGCCAGGCTTCAGCATCTCGCACAGCGCTACGTTGGTCGCCTGCGCCGCCAGCAGGGTCACCCGTGTGGGGCTGGATATCGAACGCATGGATCCGGCCCGGGACCTGCTCGCGCTTGCCGGGCAGGCCTTCTCTCCCGAAGCGGTCGCGCGGCTTCGGGCCTGCGCGGCGCCGGAACGCACCGCGATGTTCTACCGCATGTGGTGCCTGCACGAGGCGGGCATCAAGCTCGGCACCGCGAGCGCCGCCACGCAGGTGTTTACGCATACGGGCTTCGCCGGCGCGCTTTGCTGGGCCCGGCCGCCGGCATTCCTGCCGGATCCGGTCCTGGTCGACCTGGATTGCTAG
- a CDS encoding heavy metal-binding domain-containing protein: MKKLLLRLAIGAAAISATAPAQARDTKHMLPIAQAMAANDAKNRLGDTVQFYFGDQKTPAILERLGSDKTSQKTNSFGKSAETACNWAFLSAMLRLQERARELGANAVVNIVSNYKNVEHASATEFECHDGALMTGVALKGEFVKLKP; encoded by the coding sequence ATGAAGAAACTCCTCCTCAGGCTGGCCATCGGCGCGGCCGCCATCTCCGCCACCGCACCGGCGCAGGCGCGCGACACCAAGCACATGCTGCCGATCGCCCAGGCCATGGCCGCCAACGATGCGAAGAACCGCCTGGGCGACACCGTGCAGTTCTACTTCGGCGACCAGAAGACCCCGGCGATTCTCGAGCGCCTCGGCAGCGACAAGACCAGCCAGAAGACCAATTCGTTCGGCAAGTCGGCCGAAACCGCCTGCAATTGGGCCTTCCTGTCGGCCATGCTGCGCCTGCAGGAGCGGGCGCGCGAGCTGGGGGCGAATGCCGTGGTCAACATCGTGAGCAACTACAAGAACGTGGAACATGCGAGCGCAACCGAGTTCGAGTGCCACGACGGCGCATTGATGACCGGCGTCGCGCTCAAGGGCGAATTCGTCAAGCTCAAGCCGTAA
- a CDS encoding beta-ketoacyl-ACP synthase, whose translation MKRRVVVTGMAGISPLGNDWASIRARLGEYRNAVVRMEDWASYEGLNTQLGAPAAPFTLSSRYDRKSTRSMGRVALLATRATEVALLDAGLLDHPLLRSGQMGVSFGSSAGTTSAIGDFGRMIEERTTRGINATTYIKMMAHTAPVNIGVFFGLTGRVVTTSSACTSGSQGIGYAFEAIQSGKQLAMVAGGAEELCATEAAVFDTLFATSVRNDSPQATPSPFDRKRDGLVIGEGAGCLILEEREHALARGAVIHAELVGFGTNSDGSHVTQPNAATMRQAMALALDDAGLAPEAIGYVNAHGTATQQGDVAETQATASLFGSRMPISSLKSYMGHTLGACGALEAWISIEMMREGWFAPTLNLNEVDPECGALDYIRGEGRRLDCEYVMSNNFAFGGINTSLIFKRQVP comes from the coding sequence ATGAAGCGCCGCGTCGTCGTCACCGGCATGGCCGGCATCAGCCCGCTCGGCAACGACTGGGCCAGCATCCGCGCCCGCCTGGGCGAGTACCGCAACGCGGTGGTGCGCATGGAGGACTGGGCCAGCTACGAGGGCCTGAACACCCAGCTCGGCGCGCCGGCCGCGCCCTTCACGCTGTCGTCGCGCTACGACCGCAAGTCGACCCGCAGCATGGGCCGCGTGGCGCTGCTGGCGACCCGCGCCACCGAAGTGGCCCTGCTTGACGCCGGCCTGCTGGACCATCCGCTGCTGAGAAGCGGGCAGATGGGCGTGTCCTTCGGCTCCTCGGCCGGCACCACCAGCGCGATCGGCGACTTCGGCCGCATGATCGAGGAGCGCACCACGCGCGGCATCAATGCCACCACCTACATCAAGATGATGGCCCACACGGCGCCGGTCAACATCGGGGTCTTCTTCGGCCTGACCGGGCGGGTCGTCACCACCTCGTCGGCCTGCACCTCGGGCAGCCAGGGCATCGGCTACGCCTTCGAGGCGATCCAGAGCGGCAAGCAGCTGGCCATGGTCGCGGGCGGCGCCGAGGAGCTGTGCGCCACCGAGGCGGCGGTGTTCGACACCCTGTTCGCCACCAGCGTGCGCAACGACAGTCCGCAAGCCACCCCGTCGCCATTCGACCGCAAGCGCGACGGCCTGGTGATCGGGGAGGGCGCCGGTTGCCTGATCCTGGAAGAACGCGAGCATGCGCTGGCGCGCGGCGCCGTCATCCATGCCGAGCTGGTGGGCTTCGGCACCAACAGCGACGGCAGCCACGTGACCCAGCCGAATGCGGCCACGATGCGGCAGGCGATGGCGCTGGCCCTGGACGACGCCGGCCTGGCGCCGGAGGCGATCGGCTACGTGAACGCCCACGGCACCGCGACCCAGCAGGGCGACGTGGCCGAGACCCAGGCGACCGCCAGCCTGTTCGGCAGCCGCATGCCGATCAGTTCCCTCAAGAGCTACATGGGCCATACCCTCGGCGCCTGCGGGGCGCTGGAGGCCTGGATCAGCATCGAGATGATGCGCGAAGGCTGGTTCGCGCCCACGCTCAACCTGAACGAAGTCGACCCGGAGTGCGGAGCCTTGGATTACATCCGCGGCGAAGGGCGCAGGCTCGATTGCGAGTACGTCATGTCGAACAATTTCGCTTTCGGCGGCATCAACACGTCGCTGATTTTTAAACGGCAGGTTCCATAA
- the fabG gene encoding 3-oxoacyl-ACP reductase FabG: MSSIQKSVLVTGSSRGIGKAIALRLARDGYQVIVHCRSRREEADAVAAQIVETGGTARVLQFDIGEREATAAALAADVEQHGCYYGVVCNAGVARDTAFPAMSGEEWDQVLGTNLDGFFNVLNPLVMPMVQRRKPGRIVTMASVSGLIGNRGQVNYSAAKAGVIGATKALALELAKRDITVNCVAPGLIETDMIAEVPMEEALKLVPARRVGRPEEVAAAVSYLMSEDAGYVTRQVLSVNGGLA, encoded by the coding sequence ATGAGTAGTATCCAGAAAAGCGTGCTGGTGACGGGTTCGTCGCGCGGCATCGGCAAAGCCATCGCGCTGCGGCTTGCGCGCGACGGTTACCAGGTGATCGTGCACTGCCGCAGCCGGCGCGAGGAAGCCGACGCGGTCGCCGCGCAGATTGTTGAAACGGGCGGCACGGCGCGCGTACTGCAGTTCGACATCGGCGAGCGCGAGGCCACCGCGGCCGCGCTGGCCGCGGACGTCGAGCAGCACGGCTGCTACTACGGCGTGGTCTGCAACGCCGGCGTCGCGCGCGACACCGCCTTCCCGGCGATGAGCGGCGAAGAGTGGGACCAGGTGCTGGGCACCAACCTGGACGGTTTCTTCAACGTCCTCAACCCGCTCGTGATGCCGATGGTCCAGCGCCGCAAACCGGGCCGGATCGTCACCATGGCCTCGGTGTCAGGCCTGATCGGCAACCGCGGCCAGGTCAACTACAGTGCGGCCAAGGCCGGCGTCATCGGCGCCACCAAGGCGCTGGCGCTGGAACTGGCCAAGCGCGACATCACCGTCAATTGCGTGGCGCCAGGCCTGATCGAGACCGACATGATCGCCGAGGTGCCGATGGAAGAAGCCTTGAAACTGGTCCCGGCGCGCCGCGTCGGCCGTCCGGAAGAGGTGGCGGCGGCGGTCAGCTACCTGATGTCCGAGGACGCCGGCTACGTCACGCGCCAGGTCCTGTCGGTGAACGGAGGCCTGGCATGA
- a CDS encoding hotdog family protein, whose product MNRMVQREHLCRPDIHSLVPHSGAMSLLGRFLEADDETLSAEVDIRPDSMFCNDGGVGAWVGVEYMAQAVAAHAGWCARRRGEPVRVGFLLGARRYVCSVPAFRVGSVLRIQVRRALQGENGLGAFDCRIEDAGGEELATATITVFQPDHVEEFLQRSSV is encoded by the coding sequence ATGAACCGGATGGTGCAGCGCGAGCACCTGTGCCGGCCCGACATCCACAGCCTGGTGCCGCACAGCGGCGCCATGTCGCTGCTCGGCCGCTTCCTGGAAGCCGACGACGAGACCCTCAGCGCCGAAGTCGACATCAGGCCTGACAGCATGTTCTGCAACGACGGCGGCGTAGGGGCCTGGGTCGGCGTCGAGTACATGGCGCAGGCGGTCGCCGCGCATGCCGGCTGGTGTGCGCGCCGGCGCGGCGAACCGGTGCGCGTCGGCTTCCTGCTCGGCGCCCGCAGGTATGTCTGCAGCGTCCCGGCTTTCCGGGTCGGCAGCGTCCTGCGCATCCAGGTGCGCCGCGCCCTGCAGGGCGAGAACGGCCTGGGGGCGTTCGACTGCCGCATCGAAGACGCCGGCGGCGAGGAACTGGCGACGGCCACCATTACCGTCTTCCAGCCCGATCATGTTGAAGAGTTCTTGCAACGGAGTTCCGTATGA
- a CDS encoding beta-ketoacyl-ACP synthase has product MTTLYLNECALVCALGDDLAAVRRRLLVDAESGLAPSDACSPGRMLPLGRVKTALPDLEHLPLRLRSRNNALALAALAQIRPALENAIARFGAHRVGVIIGTSTSGVGETEAALAAQHAAGALPPGFHYGQQEMGSPAELLARESGAQGPVYVHSSACSSSAKALASAARLIRMGLCDAVLTGGVDTLCGFTVAGFSALESVSSAPCRPLGAGRDGINIGEGAALFLMTREPAAVALCGWGESSDGHHMSAPDPEGGGARIAMREALARAGIDAAEVDYVNLHGTATVQNDAMESRAVAALFGAGVAVSSTKPFTGHTLGAAGAVEAALCWLAMQDDNPEGQLPPHLWNGERDPALPSLNVAEKGARLGRPIRYALSNSFAFGGSNASLVFGRTR; this is encoded by the coding sequence ATGACTACCCTGTACCTGAACGAATGCGCGCTGGTGTGCGCACTGGGCGACGACCTGGCCGCCGTCCGGCGGCGCCTGCTGGTCGACGCTGAAAGCGGACTCGCTCCGTCGGACGCCTGCTCGCCGGGCCGGATGCTGCCGCTCGGCCGTGTCAAGACCGCCTTGCCGGACCTCGAACACCTGCCGCTGCGCTTACGCAGCCGTAACAACGCGCTGGCGCTCGCCGCCCTGGCGCAGATCCGACCGGCGCTGGAGAACGCCATTGCACGCTTCGGCGCGCACCGGGTCGGCGTCATCATCGGCACCAGCACCTCGGGCGTGGGCGAAACCGAAGCGGCGCTGGCGGCGCAGCACGCGGCCGGCGCACTGCCGCCCGGTTTCCACTACGGCCAGCAGGAGATGGGCTCGCCGGCCGAACTGCTGGCGCGCGAATCGGGCGCCCAGGGACCGGTCTACGTGCACTCCAGCGCCTGCTCGTCGAGCGCCAAGGCGCTGGCCAGCGCCGCGCGCCTGATCCGCATGGGCCTGTGCGACGCGGTTCTCACTGGCGGCGTCGATACCCTGTGCGGCTTCACCGTGGCGGGCTTTAGCGCGCTGGAATCGGTCAGTAGCGCGCCCTGCAGGCCGCTCGGCGCGGGCCGCGACGGCATCAACATCGGCGAGGGCGCAGCGCTGTTCCTCATGACGCGCGAGCCGGCCGCCGTGGCCCTGTGCGGCTGGGGCGAATCCTCCGACGGACACCACATGTCGGCGCCGGACCCGGAAGGCGGCGGCGCCCGCATCGCCATGCGCGAAGCCCTGGCGCGCGCCGGCATCGACGCCGCCGAGGTCGACTACGTCAACCTGCACGGCACCGCGACCGTCCAGAACGATGCGATGGAGTCGCGGGCGGTGGCGGCGCTGTTCGGCGCCGGGGTGGCGGTCAGCTCGACCAAGCCCTTCACCGGCCACACGCTGGGCGCGGCCGGCGCCGTCGAGGCGGCGCTGTGCTGGCTGGCGATGCAGGACGATAACCCGGAAGGCCAGCTGCCGCCGCACCTGTGGAACGGCGAGCGCGATCCGGCGCTGCCGTCCTTGAACGTGGCGGAGAAGGGCGCACGCCTGGGCCGGCCGATCCGCTATGCATTGAGCAATTCCTTCGCCTTCGGCGGCTCCAACGCCAGCCTGGTGTTCGGGAGGACGCGATGA
- a CDS encoding DUF3261 domain-containing protein, translated as MPRPSWLERGAALCAALTLAACAATPPAPARLGLRLAPSALGEAISVQQHLTVERDGKTNDLDVALEVDAQRLSLVGLALGMRVLSLDFDGRELTEWRHPMLPSQVRAADVLEDLQLTLWPVERIAQALPPGWQVEERGLRRTLRREGEVVATIDYSGLPRWQGTAVLDNLRYQYRLTVVSASE; from the coding sequence ATGCCTCGGCCGTCCTGGCTTGAACGCGGCGCTGCGCTATGCGCGGCCCTGACCCTGGCCGCCTGCGCCGCGACGCCGCCCGCGCCCGCGCGCCTCGGCCTGCGCCTGGCCCCGTCGGCGCTGGGCGAGGCCATCAGCGTCCAGCAGCACCTGACCGTCGAGCGTGACGGAAAAACCAACGACCTCGACGTTGCCCTCGAGGTGGATGCCCAGCGGCTCAGCCTGGTCGGCCTGGCGCTCGGCATGCGGGTGCTGAGCCTGGACTTCGACGGCCGCGAGCTCACCGAATGGCGCCACCCGATGCTCCCCAGCCAGGTGCGCGCCGCGGACGTGCTGGAAGACCTGCAGCTGACCCTGTGGCCGGTGGAGCGGATCGCCCAGGCCCTGCCGCCCGGCTGGCAGGTCGAGGAGCGCGGCCTGCGCCGCACGCTGCGCCGCGAGGGCGAGGTGGTGGCGACCATCGACTACAGCGGCCTGCCGCGCTGGCAGGGCACCGCCGTGCTGGACAACCTGCGTTACCAATACCGGCTGACCGTGGTGTCGGCCAGCGAATGA
- a CDS encoding MMPL family transporter: MQRRLALVWALIVCLLVGHNAWLWLGKRIAPDTDILALLPADERDPVLQQSFSHMVDSAQQRVVVLVGAAQWDEAVRASRAWRAALAPHAGILAPDAPGAEAQAGWLASLQPHATLLVGALDERRLREEPPRFWVDKALASLYSAFSGPRLGAFRDDPFGLFAGWAQERAGETPVRPRDGQLFVAGEGREYVLLTYTLRQPAFSLAAQEAVVPLLERATLAARSAVPSAEVIQAGVVLHAAAAGRQASREIHTIGVGSMLGIVLLTWLTFRSVKPIALTLLAIGIGFLGALSVCWLLFGRIHLLTLVFGASLIGVAQDYGIYFLCHRLGADPALDSPRLMRRLLPGLGLTLLAAVIGYMGLALTPFPGLRHMAVFSCLGLVFAWLTVVCWFPALIHGRSLRAGWLARRYRGMMARWPRISIGIVPLLAVALLGTFAALGGARLEVNDDIRSLQSSPPELVRDQLKLGKLLDAPSPVQYYLVRGATGEDVLRREEALKRRLDALVAQGDIAGYQALSNWVPSSQAQAARLRLVEDKLLAAHGPLAALASEIGEDAGWHAATAAHLRALAAPLTLDAFLKTPASEPWRHLWLGEVEGVHASIVGLRGMRYASIPALARAAEGIDGVQWVDKVGGISSVLGRYRAYMGWVLLGAYAVVFAVLLPRYRGSTWRVLAPTAAASVLTLALLGFAGQSLQLFHVLALMLLLGVGVDYGIFLQEDAGHGADAPWLAVGLSAASTILSFGLLGLSGTPALQAFGLTMLAGTALVWLVAPCFVVTKETIDASAVLA; the protein is encoded by the coding sequence GTGCAGCGCCGCCTCGCCCTGGTCTGGGCGCTGATCGTCTGCCTGCTGGTCGGGCACAATGCCTGGCTGTGGCTGGGCAAGCGCATCGCGCCCGATACCGACATCCTGGCCCTGCTGCCGGCGGACGAGCGCGACCCGGTGCTGCAGCAATCCTTCAGTCACATGGTCGACAGCGCCCAGCAACGCGTGGTGGTGCTGGTCGGCGCCGCGCAGTGGGACGAGGCGGTGCGCGCTTCCCGGGCCTGGCGCGCGGCGCTGGCGCCGCATGCGGGCATCCTGGCGCCCGACGCCCCGGGCGCGGAGGCGCAGGCGGGCTGGCTGGCCAGCCTGCAGCCGCATGCAACCCTGCTGGTGGGCGCGCTCGATGAGCGCCGGCTGCGCGAAGAACCGCCCCGGTTCTGGGTCGACAAAGCCCTGGCGAGCCTGTACAGCGCCTTTTCCGGTCCCAGGCTGGGCGCCTTCCGCGACGATCCCTTCGGCCTGTTTGCCGGCTGGGCGCAGGAGCGCGCCGGCGAAACCCCGGTGCGCCCGCGCGACGGCCAGCTGTTCGTGGCGGGCGAGGGACGCGAATACGTGCTGCTGACCTACACCCTGCGCCAGCCGGCGTTCTCGCTGGCGGCGCAGGAAGCGGTGGTGCCGCTGCTGGAGCGCGCCACCCTGGCGGCGCGCAGCGCCGTGCCCTCGGCGGAAGTGATCCAGGCAGGCGTGGTGCTGCACGCGGCGGCGGCCGGGCGCCAGGCCAGCCGGGAAATCCACACCATCGGGGTCGGCTCGATGCTCGGCATCGTCCTGCTTACCTGGCTGACCTTCCGCTCGGTCAAGCCGATCGCGCTCACCCTGCTGGCGATCGGGATCGGATTCCTGGGGGCGCTGTCGGTGTGCTGGCTGCTGTTCGGCCGCATCCACCTCCTGACCCTGGTGTTCGGCGCCAGCCTGATCGGCGTAGCCCAGGATTACGGCATCTATTTCCTGTGCCACCGGCTCGGGGCCGATCCGGCGCTCGACTCGCCGCGCCTGATGCGGCGCCTGCTGCCCGGCCTCGGCCTGACCCTGCTGGCCGCCGTGATCGGCTACATGGGCCTGGCGCTGACGCCGTTCCCGGGCCTGCGCCACATGGCGGTGTTCTCCTGCCTGGGCCTGGTGTTCGCCTGGCTGACCGTGGTGTGCTGGTTCCCGGCGCTGATCCACGGCCGCAGCCTGCGCGCCGGCTGGCTGGCGCGCCGCTACCGCGGCATGATGGCGCGTTGGCCGCGCATCTCGATCGGCATCGTGCCGCTGCTGGCGGTGGCGCTGCTGGGCACGTTCGCGGCGCTGGGCGGTGCGCGCCTGGAGGTGAACGACGACATCCGCTCGCTGCAATCCTCGCCGCCCGAGCTGGTGCGCGACCAGCTCAAGCTGGGCAAGCTGCTCGACGCGCCCAGCCCGGTGCAGTACTACCTGGTGCGCGGCGCGACCGGCGAAGACGTGCTGCGGCGCGAGGAGGCGCTCAAGCGCCGTCTCGACGCCCTGGTGGCGCAGGGCGACATCGCCGGCTACCAGGCCTTGTCGAACTGGGTGCCGTCCAGCCAGGCCCAGGCCGCGCGTCTGCGACTGGTCGAGGACAAGCTCCTTGCCGCACACGGCCCGCTGGCGGCGCTGGCGAGCGAGATCGGCGAGGACGCCGGCTGGCATGCCGCCACCGCCGCGCACCTGCGCGCCCTTGCTGCGCCATTGACGCTCGACGCCTTCCTGAAGACGCCGGCCAGCGAACCCTGGCGCCACCTGTGGCTGGGCGAAGTCGAGGGCGTGCACGCCAGCATCGTCGGCCTGCGCGGCATGCGCTACGCCTCGATCCCGGCGCTCGCGCGCGCGGCCGAGGGCATCGATGGCGTGCAGTGGGTGGACAAGGTCGGCGGCATCTCCTCGGTGCTGGGCCGCTACCGCGCCTACATGGGCTGGGTGCTGCTTGGCGCCTACGCGGTGGTGTTCGCGGTGCTGCTGCCGCGCTACCGCGGCAGCACCTGGCGCGTGCTGGCTCCGACCGCGGCGGCCAGCGTCCTGACCCTGGCGCTGCTGGGCTTCGCGGGCCAGAGCCTGCAGCTGTTCCACGTGCTGGCCCTGATGCTGCTGCTGGGCGTCGGCGTCGACTACGGCATCTTCCTGCAGGAAGACGCCGGACACGGCGCCGACGCCCCCTGGCTGGCGGTAGGGCTGTCGGCCGCCAGCACCATCCTGTCCTTCGGCCTGCTGGGCCTGAGCGGCACGCCGGCACTGCAGGCCTTCGGCCTGACCATGCTGGCCGGGACCGCGCTGGTCTGGCTGGTCGCCCCTTGCTTCGTCGTGACAAAGGAAACAATCGATGCCTCGGCCGTCCTGGCTTGA
- a CDS encoding outer membrane lipoprotein carrier protein LolA produces MKRILVTLILAAAGATAQAAAPVAQIQSMLAKPEQLCGRFEQTKQLAGMKKPLLSSGRFCVVAGKGVLWRTLKPFPNTLRLKRDEIVHMQGSRVSMRLDASQEPTVRMINGVLFSLLGGDLGQLENLFEVDGSVAGDSWRVALKARNAAVARAVGAITLEGGAYVRSIRMVDEGGDRTEIVFSELKTGAQALLPEESVLM; encoded by the coding sequence ATGAAACGCATCCTCGTCACCCTCATCCTTGCCGCGGCCGGCGCCACGGCGCAGGCGGCCGCGCCAGTGGCCCAGATCCAGTCCATGCTGGCCAAGCCGGAGCAGCTGTGCGGCCGCTTCGAGCAGACCAAGCAGCTGGCCGGCATGAAGAAACCCTTGCTCTCCAGCGGACGCTTCTGCGTCGTCGCCGGCAAGGGGGTGCTGTGGCGCACCCTGAAACCCTTCCCGAACACCCTGCGCCTGAAGCGCGACGAGATTGTCCACATGCAGGGTTCGCGGGTGTCGATGCGCCTCGACGCCAGCCAGGAACCGACCGTGCGCATGATCAATGGCGTGCTGTTCTCGCTGCTGGGCGGCGACCTGGGCCAGCTGGAGAACCTGTTCGAGGTCGACGGCAGCGTGGCCGGCGACTCGTGGCGTGTCGCGTTGAAGGCCCGCAACGCGGCCGTGGCGCGCGCCGTGGGGGCGATCACGCTCGAAGGCGGCGCCTACGTGCGCAGCATCCGCATGGTCGACGAGGGCGGCGACCGCACCGAGATCGTCTTCAGCGAACTGAAGACCGGCGCGCAGGCGCTCCTGCCCGAAGAATCGGTCCTGATGTGA
- a CDS encoding acyl-CoA thioesterase, whose protein sequence is MRKAKTPSRWWAEVELQVQFFDLDPMQIVWHGNYVKYLEVARCALLDKIGYNYQEMRDSGYMWPIIEMNLRYAGPAAFGQRLLLRAEIVEWENRLRIDYLILDAASGKRLNKASTTQVAVDLKTGEMCFASPAILFEKLAVEAP, encoded by the coding sequence ATGCGTAAAGCGAAGACGCCCAGCCGCTGGTGGGCCGAGGTCGAGCTGCAGGTGCAGTTCTTCGACCTCGACCCGATGCAGATCGTCTGGCACGGCAACTACGTCAAGTACCTCGAGGTGGCGCGCTGCGCGCTGCTCGACAAGATCGGCTACAACTACCAGGAGATGCGCGACTCCGGCTACATGTGGCCGATCATCGAGATGAACCTGCGCTATGCCGGGCCGGCCGCATTCGGCCAGCGCCTGCTGCTACGCGCCGAAATCGTCGAGTGGGAGAACCGCTTGCGCATCGATTACCTCATCCTTGATGCCGCGAGCGGCAAGCGCCTCAACAAGGCAAGCACCACCCAGGTCGCGGTTGACCTCAAGACCGGCGAGATGTGCTTCGCCTCGCCGGCCATCCTGTTCGAGAAGCTCGCCGTAGAGGCCCCATGA